A genomic segment from Bacillus cereus G9842 encodes:
- a CDS encoding copper resistance CopC/CopD family protein, with protein sequence MIVKVMRKLGTWLLIACVLIISIPKSTSAHAYVVKSNPVENETLKKAPSVVKIEFDEDIQVSSFNTLYVRDTSGKRVDLKDAHIDKKNKKLLEAGLKENLKNGLYSIQWKVISADGHPIQGVIPFRIGSAEAGADDVQVEEMGYVPQIDMIMERGVLYTSFSLFIGVLFFNLIMYKGNATSVRSRSKNIIWISLFGIFISLLFNLPLQAKINADVSWLEAFNPLLLKETLQLSVFGYVWITQMVLISSLIIVTYFAMKCGKLSSFKVWSIPIVLFIGILVMKAFNSHAYGLKFKEIAVVMDFLHLFAASLWIGGLSSIILLLRKEDDKWSMYWDMIKRFSPWATGAVIVILITGLFNSTFFIPTIHSLFDTKYGLALLAKILLFIFMGILGIVHYVKGKMRAQKGLGATVKVEFIIGIIIFVIVAFMTNVQTPPMPPTGPFTESKLLDNGYELTLHVSPNKVGQNTFHITLKDENGQPVTDMEQIILTTQSLDMNMGKGSFKVSAVSPGEYEAEGMYINMTGNWNIHVHGLTKSLDSFDTDYKFIVGGR encoded by the coding sequence GTGATTGTGAAAGTAATGAGAAAGTTAGGGACATGGTTATTAATTGCATGTGTGCTTATCATATCGATACCGAAAAGTACATCTGCTCATGCGTACGTTGTGAAATCAAACCCTGTTGAAAATGAAACTTTGAAGAAGGCACCATCTGTTGTGAAAATCGAATTCGATGAGGACATACAAGTTTCAAGTTTTAATACATTGTACGTGAGGGATACATCAGGTAAAAGGGTCGATTTGAAAGATGCTCATATTGATAAAAAAAACAAAAAACTATTAGAAGCAGGGTTAAAAGAAAATCTGAAAAACGGACTCTACTCTATTCAGTGGAAAGTGATTTCAGCTGATGGACATCCAATTCAAGGAGTTATTCCGTTCCGAATTGGGTCAGCGGAAGCGGGAGCAGATGATGTACAAGTAGAAGAGATGGGGTATGTCCCGCAAATAGATATGATTATGGAACGTGGGGTTCTATATACAAGTTTCTCACTATTTATAGGAGTGCTATTCTTTAATCTTATTATGTATAAAGGGAATGCAACCTCGGTTCGATCAAGGAGTAAGAACATAATATGGATTTCCTTATTTGGGATATTTATTAGCTTGTTATTCAATCTACCACTACAAGCAAAAATAAATGCAGATGTTTCATGGCTAGAAGCATTCAATCCTTTACTCTTAAAAGAAACGTTACAGCTTTCTGTTTTTGGATATGTATGGATTACTCAAATGGTTCTTATTAGTTCACTTATAATTGTTACGTATTTTGCGATGAAGTGTGGGAAGCTATCGTCGTTTAAAGTATGGAGTATTCCAATAGTATTGTTTATCGGGATACTTGTTATGAAAGCCTTTAATAGTCATGCATATGGTTTGAAGTTTAAAGAGATTGCTGTCGTTATGGATTTTCTGCATTTATTTGCAGCTTCATTATGGATTGGCGGTCTATCATCCATTATTCTTCTTTTACGTAAAGAGGATGACAAGTGGAGTATGTATTGGGATATGATTAAGCGTTTTTCACCGTGGGCAACAGGTGCTGTCATCGTGATTTTAATAACAGGTCTTTTTAACAGTACATTTTTTATTCCAACAATCCACTCTTTATTTGATACGAAGTATGGATTAGCTTTATTAGCAAAAATACTTTTATTCATTTTCATGGGGATATTGGGAATTGTACATTATGTGAAAGGGAAAATGAGAGCGCAGAAGGGATTAGGCGCTACGGTGAAAGTAGAGTTTATCATCGGAATTATCATTTTTGTCATCGTAGCTTTTATGACAAACGTACAAACACCACCGATGCCTCCTACTGGACCTTTTACAGAAAGTAAGCTACTGGATAATGGGTATGAACTTACTTTACATGTAAGTCCTAATAAAGTAGGACAAAATACATTTCATATTACTTTAAAGGATGAAAACGGACAACCTGTTACTGATATGGAGCAAATTATTTTAACTACTCAATCATTAGATATGAATATGGGAAAAGGTTCATTTAAAGTTTCAGCAGTTTCACCGGGAGAATATGAAGCAGAAGGTATGTATATTAACATGACAGGAAACTGGAATATACATGTTCATGGATTAACAAAATCTCTGGATAGCTTCGATACAGATTATAAATTTATTGTAGGTGGCAGATAA
- a CDS encoding YcnI family copper-binding membrane protein, with protein MKRIKKLGTTMIATIIAMGIFSLPVSAHVTVKPETSDVNSWETYTIKVPVEKNIATTKVTLKIPSGVEFQQYEPVPGWKVEAQKDSAGKVKTVVWEATGEGILTGQFQRFTFVAKNPDKEQKIAWDAYQQYKDGEIVEWTGDEKAEKPHSLTTIAKGTSLTGEHGEVSSVEKNEGTSNMQVIAIVLSILAIVSSVGACVFVVRRKK; from the coding sequence ATGAAACGTATAAAAAAATTAGGAACAACAATGATCGCAACAATAATTGCAATGGGAATCTTTTCGTTACCTGTTAGTGCTCATGTGACGGTAAAGCCAGAAACTTCTGATGTTAATTCATGGGAGACTTACACAATAAAGGTACCAGTTGAAAAAAATATAGCAACGACAAAAGTCACACTAAAAATACCGTCTGGCGTTGAGTTTCAACAGTATGAGCCAGTGCCAGGGTGGAAAGTGGAAGCGCAAAAAGATAGTGCTGGAAAAGTGAAAACTGTAGTATGGGAAGCGACAGGAGAAGGGATTTTAACCGGTCAATTCCAACGATTTACTTTCGTCGCTAAAAATCCGGATAAAGAGCAAAAAATAGCTTGGGACGCATATCAACAATATAAAGATGGAGAAATTGTTGAATGGACAGGCGATGAAAAAGCTGAAAAACCACATTCACTTACTACAATTGCAAAAGGTACGTCATTAACAGGAGAACATGGTGAAGTGTCTAGTGTAGAAAAGAATGAAGGCACTAGTAATATGCAAGTAATAGCGATTGTCTTATCTATTTTGGCGATTGTATCGTCGGTTGGTGCGTGTGTTTTTGTAGTACGTCGTAAAAAGTAA